From Stenotrophomonas maltophilia, a single genomic window includes:
- the thiC gene encoding phosphomethylpyrimidine synthase ThiC, translated as MNAQLSALQQQAQQLSESVTRPIPGSRKIHVPGSRPDLQVPMREIALTRTPTLFGGEQNAPVTVYDTSGPYTDPEVRIDLSAGLPALRRGWVEERGDTEQLEGLSSSFGRDREHDPKLDAVRFPARSLPRRARAGANVTQMHYARRGIITPEMEFVAIRENQRLDAIRDAGLLQQHPGEAFGASIQKIITPEFVRDEIARGRAVLPNNINHPESEPMIIGRNFLTKINANIGNSAVSSGIAEEVEKLVWAIRWGGDTVMDLSTGKHIHETREWIIRNSPVAIGTVPIYQALEKVDGRAEALTWEIFRDTLIEQAEQGVDYFTIHAGVLLRYVPLTAKRVTGIVSRGGSIMAKWCLAHHRENFLYTHFEEICEIMKAYDVTFSLGDGLRPGCIADANDAAQFGELETLGELTKIAWKHDVQTMIEGPGHVPMQLIKENMDKQLRECGEAPFYTLGPLTTDIAPGYDHITSAIGAAMIGWFGTAMLCYVTPKEHLGLPNRQDVRDGIMAYRIAAHAADLAKGHPGAQVRDNALSKARFEFRWEDQFHLGLDPEKAKEFHDETLPKDAHKLAHFCSMCGPHFCSMKITQDVRDYAEAGMKEKSEQFRAAGAEVYHQG; from the coding sequence ATGAACGCACAGCTCTCTGCCCTGCAGCAACAGGCCCAGCAACTCTCCGAATCCGTGACCCGGCCCATTCCCGGCTCGCGCAAGATCCACGTGCCCGGCTCGCGCCCGGACCTGCAGGTGCCGATGCGCGAGATCGCGCTGACCCGCACGCCGACGCTGTTCGGTGGCGAACAGAATGCACCGGTCACGGTCTACGACACGTCGGGCCCGTACACCGATCCGGAAGTGCGCATCGATCTGTCCGCTGGCTTGCCAGCGCTGCGTCGCGGCTGGGTGGAAGAGCGTGGCGACACCGAGCAGCTCGAAGGCCTGAGTTCTTCCTTCGGTCGCGATCGCGAGCATGACCCGAAGCTCGATGCGGTGCGCTTCCCCGCACGCAGCCTGCCGCGCCGTGCACGTGCCGGCGCCAACGTCACCCAGATGCATTACGCACGCCGCGGCATCATCACGCCGGAAATGGAATTCGTCGCCATCCGCGAGAACCAGCGGCTGGATGCGATCCGCGATGCAGGCCTGCTGCAGCAGCACCCCGGCGAGGCGTTCGGTGCATCGATCCAGAAGATCATCACGCCGGAATTCGTGCGCGACGAGATCGCCCGCGGCCGTGCGGTGCTGCCCAACAACATCAACCATCCGGAAAGCGAGCCGATGATCATCGGCCGCAACTTCCTCACCAAGATCAACGCCAACATCGGCAACAGCGCGGTGTCCTCCGGCATCGCCGAGGAGGTGGAGAAGCTGGTGTGGGCGATCCGCTGGGGCGGCGACACGGTGATGGACCTGTCCACCGGCAAGCACATCCACGAAACCCGCGAGTGGATCATCCGCAACTCGCCGGTGGCGATCGGCACCGTGCCGATCTACCAGGCGCTTGAAAAGGTCGACGGCCGCGCCGAGGCGCTGACCTGGGAGATCTTCCGCGACACGCTGATCGAGCAGGCCGAACAGGGCGTGGATTACTTCACCATCCATGCCGGCGTGCTGCTGCGCTATGTGCCGCTCACCGCCAAGCGGGTGACCGGCATCGTCAGCCGTGGTGGTTCGATCATGGCCAAGTGGTGCCTGGCACATCACAGGGAGAACTTCCTCTACACGCATTTCGAAGAAATCTGCGAGATCATGAAGGCCTACGACGTGACCTTCTCGCTGGGCGACGGCCTGCGCCCGGGCTGCATCGCCGATGCCAACGATGCAGCGCAGTTCGGTGAACTGGAAACGCTGGGCGAGCTGACGAAGATTGCCTGGAAGCACGACGTGCAGACCATGATCGAAGGCCCCGGCCACGTGCCGATGCAGCTGATCAAGGAGAACATGGACAAGCAGCTGCGCGAGTGTGGCGAAGCGCCGTTCTACACGCTGGGGCCGCTGACCACCGACATCGCACCCGGCTACGACCACATCACCAGTGCGATCGGCGCGGCGATGATCGGCTGGTTCGGCACCGCCATGCTCTGCTACGTGACGCCGAAGGAGCACCTGGGCCTGCCCAACCGCCAGGACGTGCGCGACGGCATCATGGCCTACCGCATCGCCGCGCATGCGGCCGACCTGGCCAAGGGCCACCCGGGCGCGCAGGTGCGCGACAACGCGCTGAGCAAGGCGCGTTTCGAGTTCCGCTGGGAGGACCAGTTCCACCTTGGCCTGGATCCGGAGAAGGCCAAGGAGTTCCATGATGAGACCCTGCCGAAGGACGCGCACAAGCTGGCCCACTTCTGTTCGATGTGCGGTCCGCACTTCTGCTCGATGAAGATCACCCAGGACGTGCGCGACTACGCCGAGGCCGGCATGAAGGAGAAGTCGGAGCAATTCCGCGCCGCCGGTGCCGAGGTGTACCACCAGGGGTGA
- a CDS encoding ion channel, translating to MPVAMTTRWLAIARRHPSAWLLGAQLLAVLLYPALDDTAAGRAALGMFGMAVLGLALWVVQRSPLGTWLALLLAIPSVVFSLAGALLDRSALLTTAQLLESLLYFYTAGALIAYMLQDHKVTRDELFAAGATFTLLAWAFAFAFAVCQQWYPGSFQGTGGGPQRSWMELLYLSFSLLSGVGLSDVVPLHPQARALVMLEQFAGVMYVALVVSRLVGLTMLRRM from the coding sequence ATGCCTGTTGCCATGACCACCCGCTGGCTGGCCATTGCCCGCCGCCATCCCTCGGCCTGGCTGCTGGGTGCACAACTGCTGGCGGTGCTGCTGTATCCCGCGCTGGATGACACCGCCGCCGGCCGCGCGGCGCTGGGCATGTTCGGGATGGCGGTGCTTGGCCTTGCCCTGTGGGTGGTGCAGCGCAGTCCGCTGGGCACCTGGCTGGCGCTGCTGCTGGCGATCCCCTCGGTGGTGTTCTCGCTGGCCGGCGCCCTGCTGGACCGCAGCGCGCTGCTGACCACGGCGCAGCTGCTGGAGAGCCTGCTGTACTTCTACACGGCCGGTGCGCTGATCGCCTACATGCTGCAGGACCATAAAGTCACCCGTGATGAGCTGTTTGCGGCCGGCGCGACTTTCACGCTGTTGGCCTGGGCGTTCGCGTTTGCGTTCGCGGTCTGCCAGCAGTGGTACCCGGGCAGTTTCCAGGGCACGGGCGGGGGGCCGCAGCGCAGCTGGATGGAATTGCTTTATCTGAGCTTCAGCTTGTTGTCCGGGGTCGGATTGAGCGATGTGGTGCCGCTGCATCCGCAGGCGCGGGCACTGGTCATGCTGGAACAGTTCGCGGGCGTCATGTATGTCGCGCTGGTGGTTTCACGACTGGTCGGACTGACGATGCTCCGGCGCATGTGA
- a CDS encoding BCCT family transporter encodes MVFRISIALVLVLVLLAGFAPGPFNTVVQSVLADVIRSVGWLYLLVVFLALTFLMYLAFGRFGNLRIGGEDAEPEFSRASWMSMLFAAGMGIGLVFWGAAEPISHFTKPPEGLAPQSMDAARASMRYAFFHWGLHPWAIYALIGLAMAWFQFNRNGRGLVSDMLQPIIGRHHRGWIGRVVNIAAVVATAIGVATTLGFGTIQIAAGMERVFGLHAGVPLQLTIIAIAFVLYMASTASGVERGVKWLSNFNLALAALLAATVLVLGPTGFIFDTFTTTLGSYLNQLVTMSLRMSPFSGSTWVADWTIFYWAWWISWAPFVGSFIARISRGRSVREFVIGVVLAPTVLGFFWFAVFGGTALWAQIFGHADLVQALGNGYETVLFTLFDSMPLPLLLSCIALVLLMIFFVTSADSAVLVLASMSTDEAGDPPLKRKLAWGIAVALIAAALLLAGGLDALQGMITIAALPFALLMVLVMVSLYRVLDQEYTRERRQAQRQRHMIDAWIAREMAAQEETQAEAARAQDSD; translated from the coding sequence ATGGTGTTTCGCATTTCCATCGCACTGGTGCTCGTCCTGGTGCTGCTGGCTGGCTTCGCGCCCGGCCCGTTCAATACCGTCGTCCAGTCGGTACTCGCCGATGTCATCCGCAGTGTCGGTTGGCTCTATCTTCTGGTCGTGTTCCTGGCGCTGACCTTCCTGATGTACCTGGCCTTCGGTCGTTTCGGCAACCTGCGCATCGGCGGTGAAGATGCCGAACCGGAGTTCTCGCGCGCCAGCTGGATGTCGATGCTGTTCGCCGCAGGCATGGGCATCGGCCTGGTGTTCTGGGGCGCCGCCGAGCCGATTTCCCACTTCACCAAGCCACCGGAAGGCCTGGCCCCGCAGAGCATGGACGCGGCGCGGGCTTCGATGCGCTATGCATTCTTCCATTGGGGCCTGCACCCCTGGGCAATCTACGCGCTGATCGGCCTAGCGATGGCCTGGTTCCAGTTCAACCGCAACGGCCGCGGCCTGGTCAGCGACATGCTGCAGCCGATCATCGGCCGCCACCATCGCGGCTGGATCGGGCGCGTAGTCAACATTGCAGCGGTCGTTGCCACTGCGATTGGCGTGGCCACCACGCTGGGCTTCGGCACCATCCAGATCGCTGCCGGCATGGAGCGCGTGTTCGGCCTGCACGCGGGCGTGCCCCTGCAGCTGACCATCATCGCCATCGCGTTCGTGCTGTACATGGCGTCCACCGCCAGTGGCGTGGAGCGCGGAGTGAAGTGGCTGTCCAACTTCAACCTAGCGCTGGCCGCGCTGCTGGCCGCCACCGTACTGGTGCTGGGCCCGACCGGATTCATCTTCGATACGTTCACCACCACCCTGGGCTCGTACCTCAACCAGCTGGTGACGATGAGTCTGCGCATGTCGCCGTTCTCGGGCAGCACCTGGGTGGCGGACTGGACCATCTTCTACTGGGCGTGGTGGATTTCCTGGGCTCCGTTCGTCGGCTCGTTCATCGCGCGTATCTCGCGCGGACGCAGTGTCCGCGAGTTCGTCATCGGCGTGGTGCTGGCACCGACCGTGCTGGGCTTCTTCTGGTTCGCGGTGTTTGGCGGCACCGCGCTGTGGGCGCAGATCTTCGGCCATGCCGATCTGGTACAGGCACTGGGCAACGGCTATGAAACGGTGCTGTTCACCCTGTTTGACAGCATGCCGCTGCCCTTGCTGCTTTCCTGCATCGCGCTGGTGCTGCTGATGATCTTCTTCGTGACATCGGCCGATTCGGCGGTGCTGGTGCTGGCCAGCATGTCCACCGATGAAGCGGGCGATCCGCCGTTGAAGCGCAAGCTGGCCTGGGGCATCGCGGTGGCATTGATCGCAGCGGCGCTGCTGCTGGCGGGCGGCCTGGATGCGCTGCAGGGCATGATCACGATCGCGGCATTGCCATTTGCGCTGCTGATGGTGCTGGTGATGGTGTCGCTGTACCGGGTGCTGGACCAGGAGTACACGCGCGAGCGGCGGCAGGCACAGCGCCAGCGGCACATGATCGATGCGTGGATAGCGCGCGAGATGGCAGCGCAGGAAGAGACCCAGGCGGAGGCCGCACGCGCGCAGGATTCGGATTGA
- a CDS encoding TonB-dependent receptor, whose product MNVCNPAVRLGLLPAGIALALAPAFASAQEAKATTDLDRISVTGSRIRQASMETAQPVIALQRADIEKQGFTSVGDIVQNLSATGSPAISRADALTSGEEVGGQYVDLRGLGPERTLVLLDGKRMGVSTGGYTDLAAIPTSVVERIEVLTDGASAIYGSDAIAGVINIITRKNFDGLEASVYGGQYGQGDGEKQVYNFVYGQTGERGSITFGAEYSKEDPVWAKDRSFSRYPNGRFHPNPTDSDANGWSPASNHGVLIDDMGTPKDANDDVWYTRGNNGSGNTMADFREFGTADYTNASQEMWLQNKLTRRSVFANGNYDLTDNIRATANVLYTKRTATQQIAGYPYQSEVYGTPLSADSIYNPLGKDAEFIRRTSEVPRQTESEQETFRFSAGLEGSFEFGDKFWDWDVGYVYNQNKGVKTGTGNLFIPNVQNAVGPSFMDGDVARCGTPGHVIAGCTPWNPLAPYGSTGNGSLADPALQAYLYLPSHDTYTNTTKAYSANIGGSLFSLPAGELAIAAGYEHREESGEYNPDALLQSGLSTDLAGKPTKGSYKLDEFYVELNVPVLADMPFAKELSLDMAGRYSDYNTFGDTINSKFGLKWKPIDDLLVRATYSTGFRAPSISNMYGGTSQTFDAYTDPCDSSFGSAARNPSVAAACQAGGVPANFRQITSGGAQSTGPGTQSYSAFESGSNPELKPETSKTWTAGLVYSPNFVQGLDVSLDWWKIRINNVIAAESVTSILNQCYVLGVASACERFERGTDGRTVNQVVDVTRTLINGGYQETAGYDLGVKYRLPEFSFGKFVIDWKTTYVDYLEYKRDNEAETPVEQHTSWATGDWGANFRVRSNLNVDWTLGNLGVNWGVRYYSGMKEPCSYDTECNLPDFTSAYTLGQPSRKVGSNTFHDVQVRYNLPWQATVSLGANNVFNHEGPVMYSQPNSSFSYYGGFDIGRFYYMKYTQRF is encoded by the coding sequence ATGAACGTTTGTAATCCCGCAGTGCGGCTCGGCCTGCTGCCCGCCGGCATCGCGCTGGCGCTGGCGCCGGCCTTTGCTTCCGCCCAGGAAGCGAAGGCCACGACCGACCTGGACCGCATTTCGGTCACCGGCTCGCGCATCCGCCAGGCGAGCATGGAAACCGCGCAGCCCGTGATCGCGCTGCAGCGCGCCGACATCGAGAAGCAGGGCTTCACCAGCGTCGGCGATATCGTGCAGAACCTGTCGGCGACCGGTTCGCCGGCCATCAGCCGTGCCGACGCCCTGACCTCGGGCGAAGAAGTGGGCGGCCAGTACGTCGACCTGCGCGGCCTGGGCCCGGAGCGCACCCTGGTGCTGTTGGACGGCAAGCGCATGGGCGTCAGCACCGGCGGCTACACCGACCTGGCTGCCATCCCGACCTCGGTGGTCGAGCGCATTGAAGTGCTGACCGACGGCGCCTCGGCGATCTACGGCTCCGACGCCATCGCCGGCGTGATCAACATCATCACCCGCAAGAACTTCGACGGCCTGGAAGCCAGCGTCTACGGCGGCCAGTACGGCCAGGGCGACGGCGAGAAGCAGGTCTACAACTTCGTCTACGGCCAGACCGGTGAGCGCGGCTCGATCACCTTCGGTGCCGAGTACAGCAAGGAAGATCCGGTCTGGGCGAAGGATCGTTCCTTCAGCCGCTACCCGAACGGTCGCTTCCACCCGAACCCGACCGATTCGGATGCCAACGGCTGGTCGCCGGCGTCCAACCACGGCGTGCTGATTGATGACATGGGCACCCCGAAGGACGCGAACGACGACGTCTGGTACACCCGCGGCAACAACGGCTCGGGCAACACCATGGCCGATTTCCGCGAGTTCGGCACGGCTGACTACACCAATGCCAGCCAGGAAATGTGGCTGCAGAACAAGCTGACCCGTCGTTCGGTGTTCGCCAATGGCAACTACGACCTGACCGACAACATCCGCGCCACCGCGAACGTGCTGTACACCAAGCGTACGGCCACCCAGCAGATCGCCGGCTACCCGTACCAGTCCGAGGTCTACGGCACCCCGCTGTCGGCCGACAGCATCTACAACCCGCTGGGCAAGGACGCGGAATTCATCCGTCGTACCTCCGAAGTGCCGCGTCAGACCGAATCCGAGCAGGAGACCTTCCGCTTCTCGGCCGGCCTGGAAGGTTCGTTCGAGTTCGGCGACAAGTTCTGGGACTGGGACGTGGGTTACGTCTACAACCAGAACAAGGGCGTGAAGACCGGCACCGGCAACCTGTTCATCCCGAACGTGCAGAATGCGGTCGGCCCGTCCTTCATGGACGGCGACGTTGCCCGTTGCGGCACCCCGGGCCACGTCATCGCCGGCTGCACCCCGTGGAACCCGCTGGCACCGTACGGCTCGACCGGCAACGGCTCGCTGGCCGATCCGGCCCTGCAGGCCTACCTGTACCTGCCGAGCCACGATACCTACACCAACACCACCAAGGCCTACAGCGCCAACATCGGTGGCTCGCTGTTCTCGCTGCCGGCCGGTGAGCTGGCCATCGCGGCCGGTTACGAGCACCGCGAAGAAAGCGGCGAGTACAACCCGGATGCGCTGCTGCAGTCGGGCCTGAGCACCGACCTGGCTGGCAAGCCGACCAAGGGCAGCTACAAGCTCGACGAGTTCTACGTCGAACTGAACGTGCCGGTGCTGGCCGACATGCCGTTCGCCAAGGAGCTGTCGCTCGACATGGCCGGCCGCTACTCGGACTACAACACCTTCGGTGACACCATCAACAGCAAGTTCGGCCTGAAGTGGAAGCCGATCGACGACCTGCTGGTGCGTGCGACCTACTCGACCGGCTTCCGCGCCCCGAGCATCTCCAACATGTACGGTGGCACGTCGCAGACCTTCGACGCCTACACCGATCCGTGCGACAGCAGCTTCGGCTCGGCCGCGCGCAACCCGTCGGTTGCCGCAGCCTGCCAGGCGGGCGGCGTTCCGGCCAACTTCCGCCAGATCACCTCCGGCGGTGCGCAGTCGACCGGCCCGGGCACCCAGTCCTACAGCGCCTTCGAGTCGGGCTCCAACCCGGAACTGAAGCCGGAAACCTCCAAGACCTGGACCGCAGGCCTGGTGTACAGCCCGAACTTCGTGCAGGGCCTGGACGTCAGCCTGGACTGGTGGAAGATCCGCATCAACAACGTGATCGCCGCCGAGTCGGTGACCTCGATCCTCAACCAGTGCTACGTGCTGGGCGTGGCGTCGGCGTGTGAGCGTTTCGAACGCGGCACCGACGGCCGCACCGTCAACCAGGTGGTCGACGTCACCCGTACCCTGATCAACGGTGGTTACCAGGAAACCGCAGGTTACGACCTGGGCGTCAAGTACCGCCTGCCGGAGTTCTCCTTCGGCAAGTTCGTCATCGACTGGAAGACCACCTACGTCGATTACCTCGAGTACAAGCGTGACAACGAGGCCGAAACCCCGGTCGAGCAGCACACCAGCTGGGCGACCGGCGATTGGGGTGCCAACTTCCGCGTCCGTTCGAACCTCAATGTCGACTGGACCCTGGGCAACCTGGGCGTGAACTGGGGCGTGCGTTACTACTCGGGCATGAAGGAGCCGTGCTCCTACGATACCGAGTGCAACCTGCCTGACTTCACCTCGGCCTATACCCTGGGCCAGCCGAGCCGAAAGGTCGGTTCGAACACCTTCCACGACGTGCAGGTGCGTTACAACCTGCCGTGGCAGGCCACTGTCTCGCTCGGTGCCAACAACGTGTTCAACCACGAAGGCCCGGTCATGTACAGCCAGCCGAACTCGAGCTTCTCCTACTACGGTGGCTTCGATATCGGTCGCTTCTACTACATGAAGTACACCCAGCGCTTCTGA
- a CDS encoding helix-turn-helix transcriptional regulator, with product MRQLSLADRGQTVSLDKSLDEGTPTCLGVARLGSLQTAGSSFTVWMQVRGSSWVEAKEGRFRLRQGEWIAFEKESRPLVQAGRNGLCVGLNLNVEALRVLTEMADCGLYAGRGRLNRSDARVGLRLWRDALASGQPAHALRPLLLHLASLQRGLAENVQRCPGRSRSRKRQVFGRMQRARLYLEGNSHRVVRIGELAELTNFSSWYLSKTFQSLYEESPQSLSARLRLERAADLLRDTDMMVGEVAAASGFDNCCSFARAFRARYGQSASRFRENGGVLPPHSAKSLVGSRKYSVATQS from the coding sequence ATGCGTCAACTCTCGCTGGCCGATCGCGGCCAAACCGTCTCTCTCGACAAGTCCCTCGATGAAGGTACGCCGACCTGCCTGGGCGTCGCCCGGCTGGGCAGCCTGCAGACGGCGGGAAGCAGCTTCACGGTCTGGATGCAGGTGCGTGGCAGTTCCTGGGTCGAAGCCAAGGAAGGTCGCTTCCGGCTGCGCCAGGGCGAGTGGATCGCATTCGAGAAGGAGTCCCGGCCGCTGGTACAGGCCGGCCGCAACGGGTTGTGCGTGGGCCTGAACCTGAACGTCGAAGCGCTGCGGGTGCTGACCGAGATGGCCGACTGTGGCCTGTATGCCGGTCGTGGCCGCCTTAACCGCAGCGACGCCCGGGTGGGCCTGCGGCTGTGGCGCGATGCGCTGGCCAGTGGCCAGCCGGCGCATGCACTGAGGCCGCTGCTGCTGCATCTGGCAAGCCTGCAGCGGGGCCTGGCCGAGAACGTGCAGCGCTGCCCGGGGCGCTCGCGCAGCCGCAAGCGGCAGGTGTTCGGGCGCATGCAGCGCGCAAGGCTGTACCTGGAGGGCAACAGCCATCGCGTGGTGCGCATCGGTGAGTTGGCCGAGCTGACCAACTTCTCCAGCTGGTATCTCTCCAAGACCTTCCAGAGCCTCTACGAAGAGAGTCCTCAGTCGCTTTCGGCACGGTTGCGCCTGGAACGGGCCGCCGATCTGCTGCGTGACACCGACATGATGGTGGGTGAGGTTGCCGCAGCCAGCGGATTCGACAACTGCTGCAGCTTCGCCCGCGCCTTCCGCGCCCGCTATGGCCAATCCGCTTCGCGCTTCCGCGAAAACGGCGGGGTTCTGCCGCCACATTCTGCAAAGTCTCTGGTTGGGTCGCGCAAATACAGCGTCGCAACGCAATCGTAA
- a CDS encoding winged helix-turn-helix domain-containing protein, producing MNSSETQPPEADRIQVGECVVTLSSREVEVAGARRPRRLTPKALGVLRVLLRQPGRVVTREELFAEVWPDTLPTNDVLTQAVTQLRKAFANDDDNGQAYIETIAKSGYRLLVPVQVLEAPEPAMEIGEIADPPLALAGAAGVVPVGIAVPAPGLRRTWRQVRRKVLLVAGLLMLAAVIVLTMLLLRRAPVASSPVDAAVENGVRVIGSPQRPYRLITATSGFETYPTLSPDGSQVAYEGANEDGKGGGAIKVQTSGNAPARQLLAPPVGASDRFPSWSPDGREIAFARFSAEGGCQVLIASATGGALRQATRCDGTELLSFDWTPDGRGLVFGSMVGRYAHRGIRVLDLASGQWNALDYSVDADDFDYAPRYSPDGKWLVFVRNPQMGDLWRMPASGGVPEQLTNEAAEQRGWAWVDDGRTIVFGRRVDSEVRLYYLDVERRTLRDAGLDDAQWPAVSRHGGVLAFVHRRAQFGVFKVPTDGGSAQRLFASSGRDGQPMAAPDGRQLVFTSDRSGSFALWWADMQRPDSLRPIEGLRPEGRQAPDWAADSRHLLVVGRDEHGRTVIYEISPRDERLQALPVPAEQPLQALYGATEDQLLVVERDADQRTRLSLFDRSTQPWRRLASIEGVSQARFDRGSGRVLFTRLAAGGLWSVDPALSSASVRQISEDRPSRWRYRTWTVAGSGAVGYLGTSTRCGTTLVRIEAGVEAPERCLDAQRLSAGNGISASADGRDLYVALAVSDGADIGVMQLPPPAPTLFPAFSRILIFKKNFSS from the coding sequence ATGAACAGCAGCGAAACACAGCCGCCCGAGGCCGACCGCATCCAGGTTGGCGAATGCGTCGTCACTTTGTCCTCGCGAGAGGTCGAAGTTGCGGGTGCGCGTCGTCCACGCCGGCTGACACCGAAGGCGCTGGGTGTGCTGCGCGTGCTGCTGCGGCAGCCAGGCCGGGTGGTCACCCGCGAGGAGCTGTTTGCCGAAGTGTGGCCTGACACGCTGCCGACCAACGACGTGTTGACCCAGGCGGTCACGCAGCTGCGCAAGGCATTTGCCAACGACGACGACAACGGCCAGGCCTATATCGAGACCATCGCCAAGAGCGGCTACCGGCTGCTGGTTCCGGTCCAGGTGCTGGAAGCGCCCGAGCCTGCGATGGAGATCGGTGAGATCGCCGATCCGCCGCTGGCGCTGGCAGGCGCCGCAGGCGTGGTTCCCGTCGGCATCGCGGTGCCGGCACCGGGCCTGCGCCGGACCTGGCGCCAGGTCCGGCGCAAGGTGCTGCTGGTGGCAGGCCTGTTGATGCTGGCGGCGGTGATCGTGCTGACGATGCTGCTGCTGCGCCGGGCCCCGGTGGCGAGTTCGCCGGTGGATGCGGCTGTCGAGAACGGTGTCCGCGTGATCGGCAGCCCGCAGCGGCCCTACCGGCTGATTACCGCGACCAGTGGTTTTGAGACCTATCCAACACTCTCTCCCGATGGTTCGCAGGTCGCCTACGAAGGTGCCAACGAGGATGGCAAGGGCGGCGGAGCGATCAAGGTGCAGACCTCGGGCAATGCGCCCGCGCGCCAGTTGCTGGCCCCCCCGGTGGGCGCCAGCGATCGTTTTCCCAGCTGGTCGCCGGATGGCCGCGAGATCGCCTTTGCACGGTTCAGCGCCGAAGGCGGCTGCCAGGTGCTGATTGCCAGCGCTACGGGCGGCGCGCTGCGCCAGGCGACACGCTGTGACGGCACCGAACTGCTCAGTTTCGACTGGACCCCCGACGGCCGAGGGCTGGTATTCGGCAGCATGGTCGGGCGGTATGCGCATCGCGGCATCCGGGTGCTGGACCTGGCCAGTGGTCAGTGGAATGCCCTGGACTACAGCGTTGATGCGGACGACTTCGACTATGCGCCGCGCTACTCGCCGGACGGCAAGTGGCTGGTGTTCGTGCGCAATCCGCAGATGGGCGACCTGTGGCGGATGCCGGCCAGTGGCGGCGTCCCGGAGCAGCTGACCAATGAAGCGGCCGAGCAGCGGGGCTGGGCGTGGGTCGATGATGGCCGCACCATCGTGTTCGGGCGGCGTGTCGACAGCGAAGTGCGCCTGTACTACCTCGACGTTGAACGCCGCACGCTGCGTGATGCCGGCCTGGACGATGCGCAGTGGCCGGCGGTGTCGCGGCATGGCGGGGTGCTGGCGTTCGTTCACCGCCGTGCGCAGTTCGGTGTGTTCAAGGTGCCGACCGATGGCGGCAGCGCGCAGCGCCTGTTCGCTTCCAGTGGCCGCGATGGCCAGCCGATGGCGGCGCCTGACGGCCGGCAGCTGGTCTTCACCTCTGATCGTTCGGGCAGTTTCGCCCTGTGGTGGGCCGACATGCAGCGGCCGGACTCGTTGCGGCCGATCGAGGGCCTGCGGCCAGAGGGGCGGCAGGCACCGGACTGGGCCGCCGACAGCCGTCACCTGCTGGTGGTGGGGCGCGATGAACACGGACGCACGGTGATCTACGAGATCTCACCGCGTGATGAGCGCCTGCAGGCACTGCCGGTGCCGGCGGAGCAGCCGCTGCAGGCCCTGTACGGTGCAACCGAGGACCAGCTGCTGGTGGTTGAACGCGATGCGGACCAGCGCACCCGGTTGAGCCTGTTCGATCGCAGCACCCAGCCCTGGCGCCGGCTGGCCAGCATCGAGGGGGTATCGCAGGCCCGTTTCGATCGTGGCAGCGGGCGGGTGCTGTTCACGCGGCTGGCGGCTGGCGGGCTGTGGTCGGTCGATCCGGCGCTGTCGTCGGCCAGCGTGCGCCAGATCAGCGAGGACCGGCCGAGCCGCTGGCGCTATCGCACCTGGACGGTCGCCGGCAGTGGCGCTGTCGGCTACCTGGGAACCTCTACCCGGTGTGGCACGACCCTGGTCCGCATCGAGGCCGGTGTCGAGGCCCCGGAGCGTTGCCTGGATGCACAACGGCTCAGCGCGGGCAACGGGATCAGTGCCAGCGCCGATGGTCGTGATCTGTACGTGGCCCTGGCCGTGAGCGATGGTGCCGACATCGGCGTCATGCAGCTGCCTCCGCCGGCGCCGACGCTGTTTCCGGCGTTCTCCAGGATTTTGATTTTCAAGAAGAATTTTTCTTCGTAA